One Pithys albifrons albifrons isolate INPA30051 chromosome 17, PitAlb_v1, whole genome shotgun sequence genomic window carries:
- the ALKBH2 gene encoding DNA oxidative demethylase ALKBH2 has product MDAFVVRAPRGRAGPGGQGRRPEEAGPGRAPPRQIRAEGLHCDYRILFAKAEADEIFQQLEKEVQYFEDDQTKLHVFGRWHNIPRKQVTYGDPELSYTYSGVTFHPKPWIPVLNRIRERLTLATGHTFNFVLINRYKDGLDHIGEHRDDERELLPRSPIASVSFGACRDFILRHRDCRGSGARRARQSLRLPLAHGSLLMMHHPTNVFWYHSVPPRRRVITPRVNLTFRKVMAGDRRGNAHPAGISDCQQQL; this is encoded by the exons ATGGACGCGTTCGTGGTCAGAGCGCCCcgcgggcgggccgggcccggcgggcAGGGACGGCGGCCGGAggaggccgggccgggccgggccccgccgcggcAGATCCGCGCCGAGGGGCTCCACTGCGACTATCGCATCCTCTTCGCAAAGGCCGAGGCCGACGAGATCttccagcagctggagaaggaggtgcAGTATTTCGAAG ATGACCAGACAAAATTGCACGTATTTGGCAGGTGGCACAACATCCCAAGGAAGCAGGTGACCTACGGAGACCCTGAGCTGTCCTACACGTACTCAGGGGTCACCTTCCACCCCAAGCCGTGGATCCCAGTCCTGAACCGCATCCGGGAGCGCCTCACCCTGGCCACGGGACACACCTTCAACTTCGTCCTCATCAACAG GTACAAGGATGGGCTGGACCACATCGGGGAGCACCGAGATGACGAGCGGGAGCTGCTCCCGCGCAGCCCCATCGCGTCCGTGTCCTTCGGAGCCTGCCGGGATTTCATCCTGCGGCACAGGGACTGTCGCGGCAGCGGTGCCCGGCGGGCACGGCAGAGCCTCCGGCTGCCCCTGGCCCACGGCAGCCTCCTCATGATGCACCACCCCACCAACGTCTTCTGGTACCACAGCGTGCCCCCCAGGAGGAGGGTCATCACCCCCAGGGTCAACCTCACCTTCAGGAAGGTCATGGCTGGGGACAGAAGGGGAAATGCTCACCCAGCGGGGATTTCTGACTGCCAACAGCAGCTTTAG
- the UNG gene encoding uracil-DNA glycosylase isoform X2: MIGQRTLHSFFSPAPAKKRSRSPEPDGDAEGSSAKKAKESGELSEELQERIRKNKEAARQLLAQRNVPPGFGDSWRRQLAGEFSKPYFVELMAFVAEERKRHTVYPPPEQVFTWTQMCDIWDVKVVILGQDPYHGPNQAHGLCFSVQKPVPPPPSLENIYRELSTDIEGFTHPGHGDLTGWAKQGVLLLNAVLTVRAHQPTSHRERGWEQFTDAVVSWLNKNLRGLVFMLWGAYAQRKGSSIDRKRHHVLQTVHPSPLSVNRGFFGCQHFSKTNEFLKKSGKKPIDWKAL, encoded by the exons ATGATCGGCCAGAGGACGCTGCACTCCTTCTTCAGCCCCGCGCCGGCCAAGAAGCGCTCCCGCTCCCCAGAGCCGGACGGAGATGCCGAG GGCAGCTCcgccaagaaggccaaggagTCGGGAGAGCtgagtgaggagctgcaggagcgcATCCGCAAGAACAAGGAGGCGGCGCGGCAGCTGCTGGCGCAGCGGAACGTCCCGCCGGGCTTCGGGGACAGCTGGCGGCGGCAGCTAGCCGGGGAGTTCTCCAAGCCCTACTTCGTGGAG CTCATGGCGTTCGTGGCCGAGGAGAGGAAGCGCCACACGGTGTACCCGCCCCCCGAGCAGGTCTTCACATGGACACAGATGTGCGACATCTGGGAT GTAAAAGTTGTCATTTTGGGACAAGATCCATACCATGGCCCTAACCAAGCTCATGGGCTCTGTTTCAGTGTCCAGAagcctgtgccacctccccCCAG tttagaaaatatttacagagaGCTCTCTACAGACATTGAGGGTTTCACTCATCCTGGCCACGGGGATCTGACAGGCTGGGCCAAGCAAG GGGTGCTGCTGCTCAACGCGGTGCTCACGGTGCGTGCCCACCAGCCCACGTCGCACCGGGAGCGCGGCTGGGAGCAGTTCACCGACGCCGTGGTGTCCTGGCTCAACAAGAACCTGCGCGGGCTGGTCTTCATGCTGTGGGGAGCCTATGCCCAGAGGAAGGGCAGCTCCATCGACAGG AAGCGCCACCACGTCCTGCAGACGGTTCATCCCTCGCCCCTCTCTGTCAACAGAGGGTTCTTTGGCTGCCAGCAC
- the UNG gene encoding uracil-DNA glycosylase isoform X1 has translation MAALVPRLRPLLSGVLPFLPPLPSRSLLPHLPLMPPLPSRSLLPSLPLMPPLPSPSLLPHLPFMPSLRSRSLLPRLLLMPPLHSRFLLPCLPLLRPLRSRVLLPRLPLLRPLHSRSLLPLQSYLPLIAPARRFQGSSAKKAKESGELSEELQERIRKNKEAARQLLAQRNVPPGFGDSWRRQLAGEFSKPYFVELMAFVAEERKRHTVYPPPEQVFTWTQMCDIWDVKVVILGQDPYHGPNQAHGLCFSVQKPVPPPPSLENIYRELSTDIEGFTHPGHGDLTGWAKQGVLLLNAVLTVRAHQPTSHRERGWEQFTDAVVSWLNKNLRGLVFMLWGAYAQRKGSSIDRKRHHVLQTVHPSPLSVNRGFFGCQHFSKTNEFLKKSGKKPIDWKAL, from the exons ATGGCCGCGCTGGTGCCGCGGCTGCGGCCGCTCCTTTCCGGCGTCCTGCCCTTCCTGCCGCCGCTCCCCTCCcggtccctcctgccccacctgcCCCTCATGCCGCCGCTCCCCTCCcggtccctcctgcccagcctgcccctCATGCCGCCGCTCCCCTCCCcgtccctcctgccccacctgcCCTTCATGCCGTCGCTCCGCTCCCGGTCCCTCCTGCCCCGCCTGCTCCTCATGCCGCCGCTCCACTCTCGctttctcctgccctgcctgcccctcttGCGGCCGCTCCGCTCCCGCGTTCTCCTGCCCCGCCTGCCCCTCCTGCGGCCGCTCCACTCccgctccctcctgcccctccagtCCTACCTGCCCCTCAtcgcccccgcccgccgcttCCAGGGCAGCTCcgccaagaaggccaaggagTCGGGAGAGCtgagtgaggagctgcaggagcgcATCCGCAAGAACAAGGAGGCGGCGCGGCAGCTGCTGGCGCAGCGGAACGTCCCGCCGGGCTTCGGGGACAGCTGGCGGCGGCAGCTAGCCGGGGAGTTCTCCAAGCCCTACTTCGTGGAG CTCATGGCGTTCGTGGCCGAGGAGAGGAAGCGCCACACGGTGTACCCGCCCCCCGAGCAGGTCTTCACATGGACACAGATGTGCGACATCTGGGAT GTAAAAGTTGTCATTTTGGGACAAGATCCATACCATGGCCCTAACCAAGCTCATGGGCTCTGTTTCAGTGTCCAGAagcctgtgccacctccccCCAG tttagaaaatatttacagagaGCTCTCTACAGACATTGAGGGTTTCACTCATCCTGGCCACGGGGATCTGACAGGCTGGGCCAAGCAAG GGGTGCTGCTGCTCAACGCGGTGCTCACGGTGCGTGCCCACCAGCCCACGTCGCACCGGGAGCGCGGCTGGGAGCAGTTCACCGACGCCGTGGTGTCCTGGCTCAACAAGAACCTGCGCGGGCTGGTCTTCATGCTGTGGGGAGCCTATGCCCAGAGGAAGGGCAGCTCCATCGACAGG AAGCGCCACCACGTCCTGCAGACGGTTCATCCCTCGCCCCTCTCTGTCAACAGAGGGTTCTTTGGCTGCCAGCAC